The genomic stretch AACCACCCTTCTCCAGGTGTGGTCCCCGGACCACAACATCAGAATCACCTCAGGCTGTCGGTTAAAAATGCAGAGTCACAGGCAACCCCGCAGACTTAATGAACTGGAATTTCTGGGTGCAGGACCCAAGAATTTCCGCTTCTCTATACAACAAGGCTTTTGTCTAACATCAAACATAGACAGAGGTACCATACATCTTTGATTCCAAGTATCAGTTATGGAAAATGTGAAGTTTTTATAATGCCAAATTAATCATTCTCGCTGTTAAACGAAAAGGATCTCtttcattattactattactgaagatttttttaaaagattaaatttgTTGAAACTTTCAGCCAGGGTACTCCTGAAATAAGATTTCTTTTGCcccccttccctctttttttttttttttttaacataatttgaACATTTGAAACTATTTTTCATTAAGACTATTTCAGTAATAACcattttcctcccattttctcaAATACCAATGGCCTAGAAAACTCGTATAAACATTTTTAGAAGAAAGATGAAAGTTAAGAGACACAATTATTGTGAAGGACAGGAGATTTTATTTGTGTGTTACATTTAACACATTTCCCCCTAATGAATAGATGACAAACTGCCTTTTTATGCATTTTAGGTAAAAGGACTGTCTTCGGTGAAAGTAGTGTAACCACCTAAATCAGGATTATCTTTCATCTTACACTTAGTaagtatattttaacatttttaatctaTGTGAGTGGGATAATAAAAAGCATCAACTGCTTCAATAAGTGAATTAAGCAAAAAGGCAGTtttgagagctgagagaagtaTAAAAAAACATCAACCAAGAACAAGTCTTATGGactcctccctcccttttctaCCTTCTTTCACCTCCTGTTATTACATATAAGTTTAAAGGGTTTCATCTTAATGGCTTCCTGCTTCCAACAATGTGGAAAGTGAATCTGAATCATTTGGAATATTCTGAAACTTTACTGTAATCATGAACACAAAGATGCAAAAAGATGTTGAAACATCTGTTTTCCAGATTAAGAATATCACCCAGatagttggggaaaaaaagtcttcCATTATCTCGCCTTTAATCCAATTAGCAAATACATGTCAATCTAAAAGATTCTAGTAACCATTGCTCAGAGGGAGAACAATccagaaaagaaacacaaaaaggataTTTTCAACACCATGAAATTTAAGGACTAACAGAACTATGGTAAGAAAGATAATGATAAAGCTCATGCATTTAAGACTTTTATGTGGTTGGGCTCAGAgttttttcactgtattttatgACAAGTAAATAAATTGTCGagtgacaagaaaaaaataatgttaccTTCAAAGtgattttaacagaaaaaagaGTTCCCTGTGAAAATACCAAGATCTTTCCTGACCAACAGGGTTGGAATGTCAAGGGTTCAAATGCATTCACcaagcatttatttctattttaaatttcccTTAACTGTTTGCCTGAATATATCCTCCCAACATGTTTGAGAGAGGTCAAGGGTTTAAGAGGCCCTGGGGTTTAAGCTACCATTTCTGGTTCACAAACATATCTCATGTCAAAGGTTGAGTGTGCTATAGCTGAACATAAAATGGCCACATCTGTTCAGTTGCCTGGTGATTTTACTTGCAGTGTCCAGCAAATTGGGTTATTACAGTGTTCCTGCAGTAAAAGGTCTCATTGTAATctgattctattttcttttactcACTGTTAATactctaaaaataaaaggaatatcaGTGGAACAACATTGGAACATTCAGACAGGCAACAAACTCTGCTTTTACTGTAAAGGTATTGAGAATCAGTTTTGTGTTTGGTTCACAGGTATTCATAACTAACCTTTGAGTTTCTCTACCAGAGTCTTGATGCCTGTTTCTAAAACAAATACTGTGCCTTAAAATTGGCCTACACAGATATTTTGCTTAATTGAAGAGTGAAAGATTTTTACcccaatttattcatttttataaaggCCACTGCTTGAAGGACTCTGGACTTGTGTGTGCAATTGTTACTGCAATAAATAGGGCACAATTCCTAGCATATATGATATACTCTtcatcaatatttgttgaatgaatgaaaaaaaatagtggtTTTAGACTGGATTATGGTGGCAGAtttgcacatgcacacactcacttTTTTTTACCATTATGGGAATGAACCAGAATTCTTTAAGATGTAAAACTtagttctggagaagggaatggcaacccactccaatattcttgcctggaaaatggacagaggagcctgaagggctgtaCTTCATGCGGTTGCAAGGacttggacagaactgagtgactgagcacctcACTAAActcgggggaggggggtggcacAGAAAAATGATATCAAGGTTAGTTCTAAATAGGGATGCCTCTATTGATATTTGATTATTATGAACCCCACCCCCCATAGGGTTCTCTGAATCTGAACTGGAGCACCTTTCCCTGTCCTTGCAGTGAGCTACAGATAATTGATCTCTCCAGTGGAGATTGCCAAACCTTTGTGGGCAGAAACCTGGTCTTATATCATCTTTGAAATTCTCACTGCACCTAATTTAGGGCATACCCATAGAGAAGGTActtttattatccccactttcagatgaggaaactgaggttaagCAACTGAAGTCACCTTAAGTTAAAGTCAGATAGTGGTGAAGACAGTGCTAGTGTCTGATCCCTGGCAGTGTGATGCCTGAGGCTCCTCTGCCTAGGGTAATGTAGCACAAAGGTAGCTGctaccccttttttttttcccaaaaaaagtAAGATAAGTAGTTAACCATGAAGTTAGAACTCAAAGAATAAGAGTAATGAGAAAACTAAATGTTCTAGACCTGCCAAGACATTGGAGTAACTTAGATAGAAATTATGAAACTGTATTATTTCTGTCCTGGATATTTACTCAACAAGATCCTGGCAAATAAATCCAATTGAAGAGAGAGACTTAGGGGAAtcatttgcttttccttctctgtagacACTACATTGTTCAAGTGACAAGGAAGACCTAAAAGGGAACCTGTTGCGTGAAATTAGTAGTATGTATCAAACGGAGTGTGGCCAGTCCTCTGGAATTGCCTGAAACTCTCCAGTGAGAAGCAAAGGGAATTTTTTCTCTAGTATGGTGATCTTCTCACAGCTAATGCCCCATCCTCTGTCTCTCTTACTTTTAGCCAGTTTGCTTCTTGAAGCTAGGCAGAACATCCTTAAAGAAATGGGTATCCTCTGCCTCTCTACTCTAAATTATTAGTAGTTTGCGAAGCTTTGTGGAGTCTGTAGGACGTGGGCCAATTAGGAGAGAAACAGAGGGATGGGGGGAGTGGTGAGGGAAGAGACATACCCACGGGGACAGTGAGACATGGAGAGAGGTGAAATGACACTGAAAGTCCTTGAGAGTGTACTGATTTTAGAAAGCCTTTTAAAAACCAATCACTAATTCAATATGATTAATTACCTTAAAGTAGCTTGTAGAGTGTTTCCTGAGAAGTGGAGGTCACTTCAAACGAAATAAATAAACCACAGCTAATGTACTGACGTTTTCAAGAGAAAAGGCAATTGCTAAAATGACCATCCAATTTCCATTACTTACTACAGTCATTAGAAACAAGGAATATGTTTATTGATCTGAAGTGGTCCAAACAGTATTTTCTTTGTTCAAACCAATTTAGCTGGAGGAAAAGTCAAGAGTTTGCCTTGTGTGGGGGTGTTGAGGGGGGGAGCATTGCGGAGAGAAGGAAATTCTTTACATAAAAAACTGTTGTTTTTCTATCCTAGGGCCACTCACCTAAGAAGAATAACTGGGTTTCTGTTAAAGCAAAGCAGTTTTTGCCCCCGATCACTATTGGTTTAGGTCTAGGCCCTTGAGACTCAAAGTAGGTTTGGAATTAGCAGTATCAGTACAATCTGGCATACATTAGAAAGATAGACTCTCTGGCCCCACCCCAGTCCTAACTGAATCATAATCTAGTTTTTAACAAGAAGTTTCATGATTCATATGCACATTAATGTTTGAGAAGTACTAGTCTAGACAAACATGAATGGTTATTTAAACATGtgatagaaaaaaagagatggttaaataaaggaggaaaatctATCTGGTAAAAGCACTTTTGTCCAAAGATTTGTTGGTGCTGATAAACGCTCGTATCCACTTAACCCAGGTTTGAAGTAAAAACTTAATAGGCCCATTCTGAAATGACGTTTACCAGCTCCAGCGTCCTCGTGGTTGAATGAGCGCCCACAAATGGTTGCTGACTTTGTTTGTGTCCCCAGGTGAGCAGAAATGagtaaaaaagcagaaaaaagcagTTCCGTGCGAGAGAGACGTGCACGTCAAAGTTCTCCTGAGAGAGCCAGTGAGATGGAGGAGAAGATAATGAAACGGGTAGAGCGGCAGTTAAAAGGGCTGACATTTCAAAACCCCGGGCCTCAGGTCGCCAACTTTAATCCTAAAATAAGGCAGCAGCAGAAGAAAGAGCAAAtgtcaaagaagaaagaattgtCTTCTCCAAAGCCCGAAACCAAGAAGTATGACAGAAAGGGCAGGCTCCTCGTCAATCAGGCTGACCTGTGTGATTGCCTCGATGAAGACTGCCTGGGTTGCTTCTACCCGTGCCCCAAGTGTAACTCCACCAAGTGCGGGCCCACGTGCCGCTGCAGCCGCCGCTGGGCCTACACCAGCATGCTCGATGAGAGTGGGGAGGTCATCAGCAAGATGCCATTCAACGTCTCCGACTAggagcagccctccaggctgATCAAGTTTCTCTTCGTTGCAGTTAAACCAGCCTCTTTCTCCTGGGTGAATTTTAggactgggggaaaaaagtttgaaaaatacagtttAGACTAGTTAGTGTTCTCTGAAGCCATAGAATCCTGTGTAACGCACTGTCCTTCTCTAACCTTCCTGCTGTGACGACTCAAATTCCTCCCCTGGTAACCAGCAACTCAATTGCTACTCTGCTCTCAGATTAAAAATCCCTTTCCTCTTTGCTGGTATCTACGGAGATGGAGGTTTAGGATTTTTAGAATTCTGTAGCTGAGAGCTTGTCTTGACATGGAACatatgtttataatagctagtTACCATTAGGATCTTACACATTATCAGTTCTAAATCAGAATTGCTATTTGGATTAACTTGGCACTGCATACTCGTAgtctcattttttattattactgttttaacaatactaaaatgaaatttgttttttaaaaaaaaagcttaattggCCACATGGCCCAGCATATGAGCACAAAAGCAGAGATTCAATTTAAGTGATATGCAAAATGCCAACTGGAAGCAGACTTCAAAGAACAAATTTTAATCTAATTGTTACATACAAatgatttaaaagcatttttttggCAGCTAAGGCTACCAGCCACACAGAACTGGCCAAGGTGGTACAAAATTCCTAAGGCCTAAGTTGCATTTGGTCTTGGAGGTATAGGATTTAAGGAAATTCAGCTAGTTTCTGCTGACCTCAGTGAAGATACCATCTCAGAAGACTGATGTGAAACATCTGGGCCAGGTTTGGCAGCTAGTGTGCAAAACTGCTTTTAGGGAAAATCTCTATGAAAATGTTCACACCCACAGCATCATCGGGAAAGTTTCTCTTCAGTCATCTTTGATACCAAGTTTTATTCAAATGATCTGTAAGAAGAAAGTTGCTTTTCCACTTTTCCATCTTTACTGCTCAGGAACATTTAATTGCTTCTTCTGAAGCTTTGGATTCGGCACAAAGAGACTTTCCACTGAACACAGTTGTGCAGGCACTGGCTGAGGCTGCAGACGTAATGGGCTAAAAATAGACAAAAGGCCCCTATCTCTATCCCACCAAATGGCCATGTATGTTTACCCACTAGAAAATATTCACCTgagaccacttttttttttttaatttttatttatttatttatttatttatttattttgtcatacattgatatgaatcagccatagatttacacgtattccccatcccgatcccccctcccacctccctctccacccaattcctctgggtcttcccagtgcaccaggcccgagcacttgtctgaGACCACTTTTGCCTCTGACTAACTCACCCAAAATCTCTGTGTGGCAAGTTCATtaataaaaagcatttaaatttccttactttgatttttgtgtgtgtgagaatgtgtgtgtgttttagacccaagagaaaaaaaaaaaagcttttccccCTTCCCTGAAGCAAATCCATGTTTTGTTCTTTGGCAAACACCAATCACGTTCCATCAAAAATTCCTGATAATAGtgatattaggttggtgcaaaagttttgcctcatccaacATATTTACCGGCCGCTTGCCAACCAcccaccacttcttcaagcatcttgaaaAGTTTTTGTGGGGGagatgcttccacaaccagcaggaggcagaaaatgctttccaagaattTAATCAAATCCTGaagtacagattttttaaaaattactcatttatttttaaaatttattttttaattgaaggataattgctttacagaattttgttgttttctggcaaacctcaacatgaatcaaccataaatatacatatgtcccctccctcttgaacctcgatctcatctccctccccatgccacccctctaggttagtacagagaccctgtttgagaTCCCTAAGATATACAGCAAATTCGCCTTGGctgtctattttgcatatggtgatgtaagattccatgttactctctccattcatctcaccctctcctgccttcttcccgtgtccgtaagtctgttctctgtgtctgtttctccattgctgccctgcagataaattttttggtaccatctttctagattccatatatatgtgttagtatacaatatttgtctttctctttctgacttacttcactctgtataataggctctagattcattcacctcattggaactgactcaaatgtgttccttctcatggctgagaaatattccctcgtgtatatgtaccacaacttcatccattcatctgtcgatggacatctatgttgcttccatgttctagctattgtaaatagtgctgcagtgaacattggggtacctgtgtctttttcaattttggtttcctcacggtatatgcctaggagtgggattgctgggttatatggtggttttattcctagttttttaaggaatctccatactgtcttccatagtgactatatgaatttacattcccaccaacagggcaagtgtttatccacaccctctcctgtttgtagactttttgatgagggccattctgaccactgtgaggtgatacttcattgtagttttgatttacatttctctaataataagcgatactgaacatcttttcatgtctgtcttagtcatctgtatgtctttggagaaatgtctgtttatgtctttttccccctttttaactgggttgtttttctggtattgagttgtatgagctgcttgtatgttttggaaattaatcctttgtcagttgtttcatttgctattattttctcccatcctgagggttgtcttttcacctttcttatagttttctttgctgtgcaaaagcttttcagtttaatcaggtcccacttgtttacttttgtttttatttccatcactctaggaggtgggtcatagagaatcttgctttgatttatgatatcgagtgttctgcctatgttttcctctaagagttttatagtctctggtcttatatttagatctttaatccattttgagtttatctttgtgtatggtgttaagaagtgttctaatttcattcttttacatggagctgtccagttttcccagcaccacttattgaagaggttgtctttgccccattgtacaTTATTGCCTCCTGTCTTGTTCCATggtcatatttctgtttttgcgaagcacagatttttatgctacaggaataagcaaacttattcctcattggcaaaaatgtgttgattgtaatggttcctgttttgattcataaagatgtgtttgagtctagttacaatgatttaaaattcgTGGTCTGAAACTGCAATTATGTTTGCAGCAACCTAAtactttgcttgtttttacaGGTCATCTTAAGACTATCGGAAttagtagtttttctttttaatgctcaAACTGGTACCTAGCTTTGCTGAATTGGTGAAGATGGGCTTGAGAAATACAAACTAAACTTCCATTCTAGTCAAACAACAATCTTGATATGAATGTGCTGAGATGAAAAGATATCAATGATATTAATTTAAAACTCTGAATATGGAATATACCTTTCATATGGGCAGCTGTAATTACCTGCCTAGACTGCAATTCACATTGGTCAGGAgtttcctggtggcgcagtggttaggacttggttaTTACTGCCAAGAACAGAGGTTCAgtctctgattggggaactaagatcccgctaGCCACCTGGTGTATCCAACAAAAAGTTCACCTTGGAAGGCCCCCTTTCATTGGTTAACCTCTTGTTGAGAGTAACTGGTAGAGACATTAGCGCTCCCTAAACATCAATAGCCTATGTGTTTCCCTACATTGCAGATGAGTTGGCCTCTTGTGACTACTTCTGGTGAATGGACTGTAAGCAGAGTTGATGTGTGTCACTTCTGGGCCAGGATAGTTAAAAGGAGCattccttttctgtctccttcttCCTTATTCCAGAATCAATAGCTGCTAGGATGGAAGTTGCCTGGATTCCTGAGTCACCACCTATAGGCAAGCCGCTCTGGGATCAGTACTGCTCAAATATGGTtcatggaccagcagcatcagcgtcACCTGAAAGCTCATGGGAAAAGCAGAGCTGAGCCAGATCCCAGACACGTAGCATCTGAGTCTCTGCGGTGGGGACCAGGACTCTGTGCTTAGACAGGCCTTCCAGGTGGCTCTGGTACACACTCAATTTTGAGAACCAGTGACCTGATCTACATCAGATCTGGTGCCAGtgagaaacttttattttgttaatccACTGGGGGTTGTTAGTCAGCTATAGCCTGTCCTATCCTGTCttatccaatactttggccacctgatgcgaagaactgactcattggaaaagaccctgatgctgggaaaggttgaaggcaggaggagaaggggatggcagaagatgagatagctggatggcatcaccgacttgattgatatgagtctgagcaggcttcgggagttggtgatggacagggaggcctggcgtgctgcagtccatggggtggcagagagttggacacgactgggcaactgaactgaactgatcctaacgattacagaaaataaacataaaatgctgAACTTTTCTTCCACCAACCTTAACATCATTTGGGCAGATCCCATAACCTTCTGGCCACATTCAGTAATTAAAATTCTTTCAGTttaaaactccaaaaaaaaaaaataaaataaaaaaataaaattcgtggtctgaaaccacaattacctTTGCAGCAACCTAATGCTTCGCTTGTTTTTACAGGCCATCTTAGACCAAGAGTTTAAATAAAATGGACTATCAGAATTAgtagtttttcttttcaatgcTCAAACTGGTACCTAGCTTTGCTGAATTGGTGAAGATGGGCTTGAGAAATACAAACTGAACTTCCATTCTAGTCAAAGAACAATCTTGTGCTTCaaagataggacttccctggcagtccagtggttaagactctgtgcttccagcacaggggttgtgggttcaatccctggtcggggaactaagattccacatgctgtgcagtcaaaaaaatttttctttttaatttaaaaaaagatgggaaCCAAAACTTGCTCAAAGCAACTGATCTGAACCTACCTGGAATCTTTGCAGTGCAAAAGTAGTTGTTATCACTGTCCATTTACCTGCTGGAGTGCCCTTTGCATTTGAAAAGCAAAGAGGTAGTAGTGTTACCGTGTTTGCCAAACTAGGAGAGAGAGGTTGATAAACAATCTATAACCACTTTGGCAGCAAAGAACACACTTGTCTGAGCATTTGGAGGCTGCTGTTTGCAGTCAGTTAACAATTCACAAGGGGTGGTAGGTAGCCCTCCACGATGGTCCCCAGTGATCCTCTGATATTTTGTAATCCTTTTCCCTGAAGTGGTGGCTGAACTTAGTGCCTTGGTTCTAATGAACAGAATAAGGCCCAAGTGATGGTGAGTGAAGACTTGGTCATAAAGGGCAATGTGGCCTTTCTTttgcatcatcatcatcatcatctgctCTGGAGCAGGCCGGCTGCCCTGTGTGAGCAGCCCTATGAGGAAGCCAACATGACAGAGAACTGGCAACTCTGGCCAACAACCTCGTGAGTATTTTTGGAAGGGGGTCTTCTTGCCTCATCAAGCTTTGAATGACTGTAGTCCTAGCTGACACCTCGATTGCAACCTTGTGAGAGACCTTGAGCCAGCACCACCCAGCCACACTGCTTCCTGACCTTTCCCTCACAGAAACCGTGAGGTAAGAAATGATCATTGTTTTAAGATGCTAACGTTCGGGGCAATTTGCTATGCAGCAATGGCTAGCTAACACAGAGGGGTATTATGCTTCGTCTAGGTTTATCCCTTTATTTATTCAGCAGGTATTTACTGAGAAACGAccacatgccaggcattgtgcttatgggattctccagacaagaatcttgtagtaggttgccattcccttctcaaaggCAATGTGTATGCAGAGGTTAATCATCTACTGCACATAAGAAAAGTATTTAAGGGACCCCCTGGTTTCTGGGCACTATATACATAGCATACAGAAAAGAATTTTACCCTTGGAAAATGGTGGTGGTTATCTTTGGAAATACCATCTACCACCTAGTGTTACTACTATACATTTGCTATTTATATATTAATggcccaacaaatatttatagattgaATACTTCTCGGTGAATTGTACTCACCTGTTGAAATTAGAGATGATCCTACAAACCTCTGTCCCTACTATGTCCCCCTCAAAATTTGTGTATTGAAACCTAACTCCCAAGGTGATGGTAGTaggaggtgggacctttgggaggtgattaggtcattaGGGTGAAGCCCTCATGAATGAGTCTCTTAtagaagagaccccagagagctccct from Cervus elaphus chromosome X, mCerEla1.1, whole genome shotgun sequence encodes the following:
- the LOC122690764 gene encoding ARL14 effector protein-like — protein: MSKKAEKSSSVRERRARQSSPERASEMEEKIMKRVERQLKGLTFQNPGPQVANFNPKIRQQQKKEQMSKKKELSSPKPETKKYDRKGRLLVNQADLCDCLDEDCLGCFYPCPKCNSTKCGPTCRCSRRWAYTSMLDESGEVISKMPFNVSD